In a genomic window of Rhinoderma darwinii isolate aRhiDar2 chromosome 10, aRhiDar2.hap1, whole genome shotgun sequence:
- the LOC142662268 gene encoding phospholipase A2 inhibitor and Ly6/PLAUR domain-containing protein-like, whose product MGSLILTTCILSTLMSMGHSLTCFVCRAEGELSCSGEERSCPKEYVCASTSTITIMDGMQTKTFSKSCERRNACGVAGTIGYQRGQVKMATSCCYTDSCYPSSPALPIDVPRKNGLTCSSCTAHDSAWCHSKEKIECTGQENKCIYMNHVYSGAKYSKNAFRGCGTKAICDLGSQSHNYGAVSLRTEITCSNHGPNIHSSLLILLVTAAISATFLF is encoded by the exons ATGGGCTCCCTGATCCTCACAACCTGCATCCTCTCCACCCTCATGTCTATGG GTCATTCCCTTACTTGTTTTGTCTGTCGAGCTGAAGGAGAATTGTCCTGCTCTGGAGAAGAAAGGTCTTGTCCGAAAGAATATGTGTGTGCCTCCACCAGCACTATTACTATTATGG ATGGGATGCAAACAAAAACATTTAGCAAATCTTGTGAAAGACGAAACGCGTGTGGAGTAGCCGGGACTATTGGCTACCAAAGAGGACAAGTTAAAATGGCAACATCCTGTTGCTATACAGATTCCTGTTATCCTTCTTCCCCCGCAT TACCTATTGATGTACCTCGTAAGAACGGACTGACTTGTTCTAGCTGCACGGCCCACGACTCAGCTTGGTGTCACAGTAAAGAAAAGATTGAATGCACCGGACAAGAAAACAAGTGTATTTACATGAATCACGTATACTCAG GAGCAAAATACAGCAAAAATGCTTTCCGGGGGTGTGGTACTAAAGCGATTTGCGACCTTGGAAGTCAAAGCCATAACTATGGGGCCGTCAGCCTCCGAACTGAGATCACATGTTCAAACCACGGCCCCAACATTCATTCCAGTTTATTAATTTTGCTGGTAACTGCTGCAATATCAGCCACATTTTTATTCTAG
- the LOC142662267 gene encoding phospholipase A2 inhibitor gamma subunit B-like, protein MGTGPFPGLLWVLSALVTSGDTLSCKVCTTSNAEFCNVSSSLCPEDHVCASSYTVTNTHGTIFTMSCAPKHHCDSPGSISAANGRIRRSTTCCYTDNCTPPPPILPDENFQPNGLTCQTCLSVYSKWCYSKHTMDCTGDEDVCLLQTSEYYAPIRRSVAVRGCATKNICFLGTQWIKFGTLKMKFKYSCVFSGTAGLLRGLVTPITVAFVVVKFLSF, encoded by the exons GTGACACTTTGTCCTGCAAAGTTTGTACAACTTCAAATGCTGAATTCTGCAATGTCTCCAGTTCGCTCTGCCCTGAGGATCATGTCTGCGCCTCCTCATATACCGTAACTAATACAC ATGGGACAATATTCACAATGTCATGTGCCCCCAAACATCACTGTGACTCCCCCGGAAGTATCAGTGCAGCTAATGGTAGAATCAGGAGAAGCACAACTTGTTGTTACACGGATAACTGTACTCCACCACCCCCTATAT taccTGATGAAAATTTTCAGCCAAATGGGTTGACCTGCCAAACATGCTTATCGGTTTATTCAAAGTGGTGTTACTCTAAGCATACCATGGACTGTACGGGAGATGAAGACGTATGCCTGCTCCAAACCAGTGAATATTATG ccccTATAAGGAGATCAGTAGCGGTTCGTGGATGTGCCACTAAAAATATATGCTTCCTTGGCACCCAGTGGATAAAATTTGGCACCCTAAAAATGAAGTTCAAGTATTCATGTGTATTCAGTGGAACTGCGGGACTTCTACGCGGCCTGGTCACTCCGATTACTGTTGCATTTGTTGTAGTCAAATTTTTGAGTTTTTAG